In Nitrospirota bacterium, a single window of DNA contains:
- a CDS encoding TraR/DksA C4-type zinc finger protein: MEVYQHSMLIQTSYLLIVGKVIKSGKVTAMTYDVSQKLCSICGDPIPEGRLKVMPKTNVCTNCANEHKPQASISKSAEDYGNCPRCGSKLKLCHGPKVDFIGCSGFPSCTYKEWLSRKLGSTHRRNNQNKQFKTDQTLKKILEE; encoded by the coding sequence TTGGAAGTGTATCAGCACTCAATGCTGATACAAACGAGTTATCTGCTCATTGTGGGCAAAGTTATAAAAAGTGGAAAGGTAACAGCTATGACATATGATGTAAGTCAAAAACTTTGTTCTATATGTGGTGACCCGATACCAGAGGGACGACTTAAGGTAATGCCAAAGACAAATGTTTGTACCAATTGTGCTAATGAACATAAACCCCAAGCGTCTATAAGCAAATCTGCTGAAGATTATGGCAACTGTCCACGCTGTGGCTCAAAATTAAAGCTATGTCATGGACCGAAAGTTGATTTTATTGGATGCAGTGGCTTTCCATCTTGTACATACAAGGAATGGCTTTCGAGAAAATTAGGCTCAACCCATAGAAGAAATAATCAAAATAAACAATTTAAAACCGACCAAACTCTTAAAAAAATATTGGAAGAATAA